One part of the Coffea eugenioides isolate CCC68of chromosome 10, Ceug_1.0, whole genome shotgun sequence genome encodes these proteins:
- the LOC113750728 gene encoding uncharacterized protein LOC113750728 yields MFGVRSSMEIWLKWDLSRGDVAFWWDNWSGLGPLAWRFPDLASNTRVQNFLCEGQWDHLTLATFPSEVAEAAADSFFCFGKVPDSLVWTLEPSGDFSTKLAYQVVRSSGVQSWAFASVWHSLISPKLSFLMWRLLHEQLSVDNVLEKFQLETLQHVFATGALANEVWGLFGQSLGFATPSVASVYFLAMARLPLQWAKILDSLSGVRRSLVSTLVRWVCPSDGFFKLNTNGCSTLRGGGGGGVFSDSCERLILAFADFFGPYVMPEYYQFKHCYREGNAVTDSLASYGTACGSFELYTRASQLPCRTKGLLALDMQNFFNFRFSFQSMSQRDLCRMQSRQTLKKPLPAYKLLPQPAPLPQ; encoded by the exons ATGTTTGGGGTTCGATCTTCCATGGAGATATGGCTAAAATGGGATTTGTCTAGGGGGGATGTTGCCTTCTGGTGGGATAATTGGAGTGGGCTAGGTCCGTTGGCATGGAGGTTTCCAGATTTAGCGTCAAACACTCGGGTTCAGAATTTTTTGTGTGAGGGCCAATGGGATCATTTAACCTTGGCTACCTTCCCCTCGGAGGTCGCAGAGGCGGCTGCagattctttcttttgttttggtaaGGTTCCGGATAGTCTAGTTTGGACCTTAGAACCTTCGGGGgatttttctacaaaattgGCATATCAGGTAGTTCGATCCTCTGGGGTTCAGTCTTGGGCATTTGCTTCTGTCTGGCATTCTCTAATTTCGCCGAAATTATCCTTTCTTATGTGGAGATTGTTGCACGAGCAGCTGTCGGTGGATAATGTGTTAGAAAAGTTTCAG TTGGAAACGCTGCAACATGTGTTTGCTACTGGGGCACTAGCAAATGAGGTTTGGGGGCTTTTTGGGCAGTCGTTAGGCTTTGCAACTCCTTCAGTTGCTTCT GTGTACTTTTTGGCCATGGCAAGGTTACCACTTCAATGGGCGAAAATTCTGGACTCGCTGTCTGGGGTTCGGAGGTCCTTAGTTTCCACTCTGGTGCGATGGGTGTGTCCGTCGGACGGTTTCTTTAAGTTGAATACGAATGGTTGCTCTACTCTTCGAGGCGGGGGTGGTGGTGGAGTGTTTAGCGATTCCTGTGAAAGGCTCATTCTTGCTTTTGCTGATTTCTTTGGTCCG TATGTTATGCCAGAGTATTATCAGTTCAAGCATTGCTACAGGGAGGGGAATGCTGTGACTGATTCACTGGCTTCCTACGGTACTGCGTGTGGGTCCTTCGAGCTCTATACTAGGGCTTCTCAATTACCGTGTCGCACTAAAGGGTTACTGGCACTGGATATGcagaatttttttaattttcgcTTCTCATTTCAGAG